Proteins encoded in a region of the Campylobacter geochelonis genome:
- a CDS encoding DUF4198 domain-containing protein → MKKIISLLAVGALVSSLSAHDLWSSAKNGSVLKADMVYGHHFPQPEAIAKDRVKLFEPMKVVGDGYEETLTQKGENDYHFEGKGLKKGTYLVLSNYKPTAWIEKKDGKWEMDKTRKDTSEEVVYCGVSTMSGKMILVVDNDSGEFATKALGKGLEFTPMQKASKIKKDALVKFRLTNDGKPVKKASVVGSYGGYANNDLAQAFTATTDLNGEFEFRALKSGLWYLKTTLNTDSGDKNCETINQKASITFDVK, encoded by the coding sequence ATGAAAAAAATTATCTCACTTCTAGCAGTTGGCGCGTTGGTATCAAGTCTTAGCGCTCATGATTTATGGAGCAGTGCAAAAAATGGTTCTGTTTTAAAAGCAGATATGGTCTATGGACATCACTTCCCGCAACCAGAGGCGATAGCAAAGGATAGAGTTAAGCTTTTTGAGCCGATGAAAGTGGTTGGAGATGGGTATGAAGAAACGCTTACTCAAAAAGGAGAAAATGATTATCATTTTGAAGGGAAAGGGCTTAAAAAGGGAACTTATTTGGTCTTGTCAAACTATAAACCAACAGCGTGGATAGAGAAAAAAGATGGTAAATGGGAGATGGATAAAACTAGAAAAGATACGAGCGAGGAAGTCGTTTATTGTGGTGTTTCAACGATGAGTGGAAAGATGATTTTAGTGGTTGATAATGACAGTGGCGAGTTTGCAACCAAAGCACTTGGCAAAGGACTTGAGTTTACTCCGATGCAAAAAGCAAGCAAGATTAAAAAGGACGCTTTGGTTAAATTTAGACTTACAAACGATGGAAAACCTGTTAAAAAAGCTAGCGTTGTTGGAAGCTATGGCGGATATGCAAACAATGATTTAGCTCAAGCTTTTACCGCTACGACTGATTTAAATGGTGAGTTTGAATTCCGCGCTTTAAAAAGTGGACTTTGGTATCTAAAAACTACTTTAAATACAGACAGTGGTGATAAAAACTGCGAAACAATCAACCAAAAAGCTAGCATCACATTTGATGTAAAATAG
- the rpsB gene encoding 30S ribosomal protein S2, with protein MVTMRDLLECGVHFGHQTRRWNPKMKKFIFGERKGIYIIDLQKTIRYFRYTYNVVRDAAAEGKTVLFVGTKKQAGPTIKEFAEKCGMPYVNHRWLGGMLTNFGTIRQSIRKLEVIEAMEEDGSINLLTKKEALMLRRKKEKLELYLGGIRNIKTLPDMMFIIDVVKEKIAVAEANRLHIPIVAPLDTNCDPDVVDFPIPGNDDAIRSVQLFCQEMAEAINEGKALRDQDSVEGDEKTAPTQEEKDEVVAEAISEEDFVATEEE; from the coding sequence ATGGTAACAATGAGAGATTTATTAGAGTGTGGCGTTCACTTCGGACACCAAACACGCAGATGGAACCCAAAGATGAAAAAATTCATTTTTGGCGAGAGAAAAGGTATCTATATCATAGATTTACAAAAAACTATTCGCTATTTCAGATATACATATAATGTAGTAAGAGACGCGGCAGCTGAGGGTAAAACAGTTCTTTTTGTTGGAACAAAAAAACAAGCTGGCCCAACTATAAAAGAGTTTGCTGAGAAATGTGGTATGCCATATGTAAATCACAGATGGTTGGGCGGTATGCTTACAAACTTTGGAACTATTCGCCAGTCAATCAGAAAACTTGAAGTTATCGAAGCTATGGAAGAGGACGGCTCAATCAACCTTTTAACTAAAAAAGAGGCATTGATGCTAAGACGCAAAAAAGAGAAGCTTGAGCTTTATCTTGGCGGTATAAGAAATATCAAAACTCTACCAGATATGATGTTTATCATTGATGTTGTAAAAGAGAAAATTGCAGTTGCTGAAGCAAACAGACTTCACATCCCAATCGTTGCACCACTAGATACAAACTGTGATCCAGATGTTGTTGATTTCCCAATTCCAGGAAATGATGATGCGATAAGAAGTGTTCAACTTTTCTGCCAAGAGATGGCTGAAGCGATTAACGAAGGAAAAGCACTAAGAGATCAAGATAGCGTTGAGGGAGATGAAAAAACTGCTCCAACTCAAGAAGAAAAAGATGAAGTCGTAGCTGAAGCAATCAGCGAAGAGGACTTTGTAGCAACAGAGGAAGAATAA